One stretch of Halichoerus grypus chromosome 8, mHalGry1.hap1.1, whole genome shotgun sequence DNA includes these proteins:
- the CHMP4A gene encoding charged multivesicular body protein 4a isoform X1, with protein sequence MPEMDLPPREAQKQRGGVVSQKAGGKKEKGPTPEEAIQKLKETEKILIKKQEFLEQKIQQELQMAKKHGIKNKRAALQALRRKKRLEQQLAQTDGTLSTLEFQREAIENATTNAEVLRTMELAAQGMKKAYQDMDIDKVDELMADITEQQEVAQQISDAISRPVGFGDIVDEDELLEELEELEQEELARDLLTVGDKEKEPPLELPSVPSTHLPAGPAPEADEDEEALKQLAEWVS encoded by the exons ATGCCGGAGATGGACCTACCACCCAGGGAAGCACAGAAGCAGCGCGGGGGGGTTGTGAGCCAGAAGGCTGGAG ggaagaaggagaaggggccAACCCCTGAAGAGGCAATACAGAAactgaaggagacagagaagataCTGATCAAGAAACAGGAGTTTCTGGAGCAGAAGATTCAACAGGAGctacaaatggccaagaagcatGGGATCAAGAATAAGAGAG CCGCCCTGCAGGCTTTGCGGAGGAAGAAAAGATTGGAACAACAGCTGGCACAAACCGATGGGACATTATCCACCCTGGAGTTTCAGCGTGAGGCCATCGAGAATGCCACCACCAATGCAGAAGTGCTTCGTACCATGGAGCTTGCTGCCCAAGGCATGAAGAAGGCCTACCAGGACAT GGACATTGACAAGGTGGATGAACTGATGGCTGACATTACAGAACAACAGGAGGTGGCCCAGCAGATCTCGGATGCCATATCTCGGCCTGTGGGCTTTGGAGACATTGTGGATGAG GATGAACTGTTGGAAGAGCTAGAGGAGCTGGAGCAGGAGGAATTGGCCCGGGACTTGTTAACTGTGGGTGACAAGGAGAAAGAACCCCCCCTTGAACTGCCCAGTGTACCCTCTACACATCTGCCTGCAGGACCAG CTCCTGAAgcagatgaagatgaagaagcaCTAAAGCAGTTGGCTGAGTGGGTATCCTGA
- the CHMP4A gene encoding charged multivesicular body protein 4a isoform X2 gives MSGFGRLFGRGKKEKGPTPEEAIQKLKETEKILIKKQEFLEQKIQQELQMAKKHGIKNKRAALQALRRKKRLEQQLAQTDGTLSTLEFQREAIENATTNAEVLRTMELAAQGMKKAYQDMDIDKVDELMADITEQQEVAQQISDAISRPVGFGDIVDEDELLEELEELEQEELARDLLTVGDKEKEPPLELPSVPSTHLPAGPAPEADEDEEALKQLAEWVS, from the exons ATGAGTGGGTTCGGCAGACTCTTCGGGAGGG ggaagaaggagaaggggccAACCCCTGAAGAGGCAATACAGAAactgaaggagacagagaagataCTGATCAAGAAACAGGAGTTTCTGGAGCAGAAGATTCAACAGGAGctacaaatggccaagaagcatGGGATCAAGAATAAGAGAG CCGCCCTGCAGGCTTTGCGGAGGAAGAAAAGATTGGAACAACAGCTGGCACAAACCGATGGGACATTATCCACCCTGGAGTTTCAGCGTGAGGCCATCGAGAATGCCACCACCAATGCAGAAGTGCTTCGTACCATGGAGCTTGCTGCCCAAGGCATGAAGAAGGCCTACCAGGACAT GGACATTGACAAGGTGGATGAACTGATGGCTGACATTACAGAACAACAGGAGGTGGCCCAGCAGATCTCGGATGCCATATCTCGGCCTGTGGGCTTTGGAGACATTGTGGATGAG GATGAACTGTTGGAAGAGCTAGAGGAGCTGGAGCAGGAGGAATTGGCCCGGGACTTGTTAACTGTGGGTGACAAGGAGAAAGAACCCCCCCTTGAACTGCCCAGTGTACCCTCTACACATCTGCCTGCAGGACCAG CTCCTGAAgcagatgaagatgaagaagcaCTAAAGCAGTTGGCTGAGTGGGTATCCTGA